The Pirellulales bacterium genome includes a window with the following:
- the rnhA gene encoding ribonuclease HI, which produces MAAKTTRTANSLPAEVLLYTDGGCSGNPGPGGWAFILRHPATGKELEQAGAEPNTTNNRMELTAVVMGLSVLKRPTRVELFTDSEYVRKGLSEWMAKWKANGWKRKEGQQWKEVKNEDLWRKLDGLILCHELTYTRVAGHSGHPENDRCDELAVAAYQKYLR; this is translated from the coding sequence TTGGCCGCCAAAACCACTCGCACGGCAAATTCTCTTCCCGCCGAGGTCCTGCTGTACACCGATGGCGGCTGCAGCGGCAATCCCGGCCCCGGAGGTTGGGCGTTTATTTTGCGGCATCCCGCCACCGGCAAGGAATTGGAACAAGCCGGCGCCGAACCCAACACCACCAACAACCGGATGGAGCTAACCGCCGTGGTCATGGGTCTATCCGTCCTCAAACGTCCCACACGGGTAGAATTGTTTACCGATAGCGAATACGTCCGCAAGGGGCTGTCCGAATGGATGGCCAAATGGAAAGCCAACGGTTGGAAACGTAAAGAGGGACAGCAGTGGAAAGAGGTAAAAAACGAGGATTTGTGGCGAAAATTGGATGGTTTGATTTTGTGCCACGAGTTGACGTATACTCGCGTGGCGGGCCATAGCGGCCATCCCGAAAATGACCGCTGCGACGAATTAGCCGTCGCCGCCTATCAAAAATACTTACGCTAA
- the recG gene encoding ATP-dependent DNA helicase RecG, translating to MSAPYFQSDAPGEAAPPPPTPAERLATPVEYLRGCGRERAQVLAKLGIHSVGRLLFHFPRDYQDYRDLIPIAELKADTTASVRGTVSEVSERLTKSGTRMLGVLITDGTHALRALWFNQPYLKPKFRNGQSVLLSGKVKLSGMRWEMAHPRIQWLEEDENVSQGRMLPVYPLSEGITQGQMRYLLRVAVEAYAHDMDEVFPAELLQRWDLLPIATALRQIHWPENPAELEQAQRRFVFQELLVLQLALALRRQAQHIQLHSPALPLSAKIDARIRRLFPFELTAAQDQAIREIAADLGRTVPMNRLLQGDVGSGKTIVAVYAMLLAVAHGYQAVLMAPTEVLARQHARTLARLLSGSQVRAGLLTGTLTPQERSATVASIQAGETSIIIGTQAVLSEDVRFQRLGLVVIDEQHKFGVRQRSGLRQAGQNPHYLVMTATPIPRTITMSLYGDLDTSTIREAPPGRQAMYTYVGTADKRPRWWDFVRKKFSEGRQGYFVTPLVEESENWDAASLNRVHGELAQGELRDYRLGILHGRMSSHDKDQTMRAFAAGQLDGLVCTSVVEVGVDIPNATLMTIYDAERFGLSQLHQLRGRVHRGKYPGYCCLLPGTDELTEEAAKRLQAMVDTYDGFALAEVDFDLRGPGELFGTKQHGLPPFYVADLQRDRILVMEARAAAQQLASVDQGLQLPEHAKLRKKVLEKYGRDLDLGDVG from the coding sequence ATGTCCGCCCCATATTTTCAGTCGGATGCTCCGGGGGAAGCCGCGCCACCCCCCCCTACCCCGGCCGAACGCTTGGCCACGCCGGTCGAGTACCTGCGCGGTTGCGGACGGGAACGCGCGCAGGTCCTGGCCAAATTGGGCATTCACTCCGTGGGGCGGTTGTTATTTCATTTTCCCCGCGACTACCAGGATTACCGCGATTTAATCCCCATTGCCGAATTAAAGGCCGATACCACGGCCAGCGTGCGCGGCACTGTCAGCGAGGTGAGCGAACGCCTGACAAAATCCGGCACCCGCATGTTAGGCGTGCTGATTACCGATGGCACCCACGCCCTGCGGGCGCTGTGGTTCAATCAACCGTATTTAAAGCCCAAATTTCGCAACGGTCAAAGCGTGCTATTGTCCGGAAAAGTAAAGCTAAGCGGCATGCGTTGGGAAATGGCCCACCCCCGGATTCAATGGTTGGAAGAAGACGAAAATGTCTCCCAGGGGCGAATGCTCCCCGTGTATCCCCTGTCAGAAGGGATCACCCAGGGTCAAATGCGGTATTTATTGCGCGTGGCGGTGGAGGCCTATGCGCACGACATGGACGAGGTCTTTCCCGCGGAGCTGCTCCAGCGGTGGGATTTGTTACCTATCGCCACCGCGCTGCGGCAAATTCATTGGCCGGAAAATCCCGCCGAGCTAGAGCAAGCGCAGCGGCGGTTTGTGTTTCAAGAGTTATTGGTGTTGCAGCTAGCCCTGGCCCTGCGCCGCCAAGCGCAGCATATCCAGTTGCATTCGCCGGCGTTGCCGCTCTCGGCCAAAATTGACGCTCGGATTCGCCGGTTGTTTCCCTTTGAGCTGACCGCCGCGCAGGATCAGGCCATTCGCGAAATCGCCGCCGACCTGGGACGCACGGTCCCTATGAACCGCCTGTTACAGGGAGACGTGGGAAGCGGCAAAACCATTGTCGCCGTGTATGCCATGCTGCTGGCGGTGGCCCACGGTTATCAGGCGGTCCTCATGGCTCCGACCGAAGTCTTGGCCCGCCAGCACGCCCGCACCCTGGCGCGGCTCTTATCCGGCAGCCAGGTCCGCGCGGGACTATTGACCGGCACGCTGACACCCCAGGAACGGAGCGCCACCGTGGCGTCAATTCAAGCGGGGGAAACATCGATCATTATTGGCACGCAGGCGGTGCTAAGCGAGGATGTCCGCTTTCAGCGGTTGGGCCTGGTCGTCATTGACGAGCAGCACAAATTTGGCGTGAGGCAGCGCTCGGGGCTGCGGCAAGCGGGTCAAAACCCGCATTATTTGGTAATGACCGCCACGCCCATTCCGCGGACGATCACGATGTCGCTCTATGGCGATCTGGACACCAGCACCATTCGCGAAGCCCCCCCCGGCCGACAGGCAATGTACACCTACGTGGGAACAGCGGATAAACGGCCGCGGTGGTGGGACTTTGTGCGCAAAAAATTTAGCGAAGGACGCCAGGGGTATTTTGTCACTCCGCTGGTGGAGGAGTCCGAAAACTGGGACGCCGCCAGCCTCAACCGCGTGCATGGGGAATTGGCCCAGGGGGAGTTGCGCGACTACCGACTGGGTATTTTACACGGCAGGATGAGTTCCCACGATAAAGACCAAACTATGCGGGCGTTTGCCGCGGGCCAACTGGATGGATTGGTCTGCACCAGCGTGGTAGAGGTGGGCGTGGATATCCCCAATGCGACGCTCATGACGATTTACGACGCCGAGCGGTTTGGCCTATCGCAATTGCACCAGTTGCGGGGGCGGGTGCATCGGGGTAAATATCCGGGCTATTGCTGTTTGTTGCCCGGCACCGACGAACTGACCGAGGAAGCGGCCAAGCGTCTGCAGGCGATGGTGGACACGTATGACGGCTTTGCCCTGGCGGAGGTGGACTTTGACCTGCGCGGGCCGGGGGAGCTGTTTGGCACAAAGCAACATGGGCTTCCCCCGTTTTATGTGGCGGATTTGCAACGCGACCGGATTCTGGTCATGGAAGCCCGCGCCGCCGCGCAACAACTGGCCAGCGTCGATCAAGGCCTACAACTGCCCGAACATGCCAAACTGCGCAAAAAAGTCCTGGAAAAGTACGGCCGCGACCTGGACCTGGGCGATGTGGGCTAG
- the surE gene encoding 5'/3'-nucleotidase SurE, producing MALQILLTNDDGIYAPGLLALERALQPLGDICLCAPATEQSGVGHSITFLTPLTAKEVFDGPRRRGWAVDGSPADCVKLGVYEFSPRRPDLVVSGINGGLNAGINVLYSGTVAAAIEGAFYGITSIAVSLEYDEHAQFDRAAAVAVRLIKNILDQKPATPELFNINLPTAALTDYRGVRVVPMGVQRYGETFEKRFDPKGRPYFWAANETAPPPATHETDITALAAGYVTVTPLHFELTKSAMCDVMRDWQWA from the coding sequence ATGGCTTTGCAAATATTACTTACCAATGATGACGGCATCTACGCCCCGGGGTTGCTCGCGCTTGAGCGAGCGTTACAGCCGCTGGGGGATATATGCCTGTGCGCGCCCGCGACGGAACAAAGCGGGGTAGGGCACTCCATTACGTTTCTGACTCCCTTGACGGCCAAGGAGGTCTTTGATGGTCCGCGCCGCCGCGGCTGGGCGGTGGATGGCAGCCCCGCCGATTGTGTCAAACTGGGAGTCTATGAGTTTTCGCCACGCCGCCCCGATCTGGTCGTGAGCGGCATCAATGGCGGCCTGAACGCCGGCATTAATGTGCTGTATTCGGGAACGGTGGCCGCCGCGATTGAAGGGGCGTTTTATGGCATCACCAGCATCGCCGTCTCATTGGAATACGATGAACACGCGCAATTCGACCGCGCCGCCGCCGTCGCGGTGCGCCTGATAAAAAATATCTTGGACCAAAAACCCGCCACCCCGGAACTATTCAATATCAATCTCCCCACGGCGGCGCTGACTGACTATCGCGGCGTTCGCGTGGTCCCGATGGGCGTGCAGCGGTACGGCGAAACCTTTGAAAAACGCTTTGATCCCAAGGGGCGACCCTACTTTTGGGCGGCGAACGAGACCGCCCCGCCCCCCGCCACGCACGAAACCGACATCACGGCCCTGGCCGCTGGTTATGTCACCGTGACACCGCTGCACTTTGAATTGACCAAATCAGCAATGTGCGATGTGATGCGTGATTGGCAATGGGCGTGA